The Scomber japonicus isolate fScoJap1 chromosome 21, fScoJap1.pri, whole genome shotgun sequence region AACACAATGTGTAGAAATCTCCCAGTATAATATGCATTACAAAATGATTCAACACAAAGTTTAAATAATGACAATATTTTATTGGACTGGCCCTAAATAAGTGGCACACCATCATCTGCAACACAACCTTTCAGCCCATTTGCCTGTTTGTGAAATTCATTGATAATGAATAGTGCAAGGCAGTGTTACTGCAGAAActttatacatacatttttttaaacttttatataaacaaaaaaagaggcttTCTGTGCAGTGCATTTCACCTGGTGCGCTATATATTTTCAAACACATTATCCTGGAACATTTACACCTTTAGGGGGACCTaaggaagcaagaaagaaagaaaaaatgtcaacagttatttaatatataatgaaTCCCCTTAAGAGTGTTTACTTACAGTTCAACACACTTTGTCCAAAAGTCAGTCCTGGGATTTTAACATCTTGGTTCCCCTCTTATTGTAGAGCCTGACAAGAtgcaaaagaaaattaaaaaaaatacacccaGGGAAATGTGCAAAGTTAAAAGTActacagaagaaaaaacattaacCTCTCTCCCACGGTAATGGCTCATCATCATCGTTGTCCTCATCTCTTTGCCTGTGGTACATCACTTTCCTCTGAGCACTCATCTCTGTCCCATTAATACAAAAAGCACAAATTACCGGGAGACTTGGGTATTGGTACAGAATCTTAATCTCCCCAAACAAAAGCTGTTGGGAGAGATTCGATAGGTGCTTCTTTAGATGTAAAATCATTAAATCTGTAAACCTTTTTGGGTTAAAGATAAAACTGAGATTGAGTGTCAGTTTTCATTTTGGGGACCATTCCTCTAACCTTGTCGTTGGAGAGTGGTTACTTGTCTCCTCTTGGGAATCACATCACCATCTTTCCACCTGCCTTGGCACGATGTGGTCAGATCTTCTCTGCAGAGTCTGTCTATGAAAGAGTGCATAtttcaaactttatttacataTATGGAAAGATGCTCAAAAAAAGAATAGAGAAATTATTAAGttaatgaaaatttaaaaaagtccTGGCAGAGACTTACCCTGGCATGTTCTGCACTGCAGCTCACTGCTAGTCATCTCTCCAATGTCATCGTCAGCTGGATCCTGCTTACAAAGGTCATGACCTTCCTCCTGGTCACCTGGATCTGAGGGATCTTTGTACTGACCTCTTTTATACCAAGGTTTTGCATGTCTCTGTGGGACAGAATGGCTCTTCCTGGGTGCAGAATGCTTCCTCACAACCACCTTGACTGGCTGTTCGCAGCCTCTTCCATATCTGCTCTCCTCCTCAGAGTCTGCAGCTTCATCTCTGTGCATCTTGGAGTTGTGGACTTTGCTCCTTCCTGCAACTTTTACTAAGCTTTTCCCACAGCAGGCGCACATGGACCTCTTTATGTCTGGCAGCCATACTTCCTCCACTTCTCCAGCAGCTTGAGGGGATCTGCTCACAACTTCTGTAGGCCTCCGacctgtgtaaatgtgttttgggAAGAGGTCAGCATCTTCCAGATCTGTTGAGAACATCTCATCTCTGGAGGAGAGTTCGTCCAGAGATGGACTCAGAACACTCATCCGCTCGTGGGTGGTCTGCATGGAGAGGTAGTTGTAGTAGTAAGGGGTTGCAGGGGAGGAGAGACGTCCAGCTCCAGTTGCTCCAGATGTCAAAACGCTCTCAAAGGGCAGCTTGATGATCTGGAAGCTTGGATTGTGTTCTTCCAAAGATGCTGTCTGATGTTCTATCTTTGAGACTTTATCGCCACTTGGTGCATATTTGAGTGCTGGCTGACTGGAGGGAAAGGAAGGCGATGATGTTGAAGGTAGGATGGGATTCTCCCTCTGCTTTGTGAGCTCCTCAGTGTCACATTTGGAAAGGCTTTGATTAGTCACAGAGATATCTGACTGGATATCTGTGACTTCTGCCTTCTCAAGAGGGAGGAAATGTTCCTCTTCTGCCAGCTGCTTGAGGTCAGAacactcttcatggacagaggAGCTATCCAGAGGCAGCTCTTCTTCCAAACTACCTGACCAGCAGCCATGAGGACTCAGGACATCTAAGCTCCTTTGGCTAGACTCGCCATCATACACAGCTGTTGTGGAGTCAGTGAAGGTCACAGCCGGGGACTCCAAACTGCTGTCATCAGCCACCAAAGGCAGGAGGTGAGCAGCACCttgctcttctcttttcttctcttcaccTGGAGAAAACATTCCTGAAGTTTGGGATGCAACACCAGAGTCCAactccctctctgctccctgCAGCTCATTGGCTCTAATTTTATCCAAGCATTCAATAAGCTTGGTTATAGCATCACTGGGGTCAGTTTGAACCTCTGAGCAGGCCATTTCTCGACGTCCATTAGGCTGGGGTGGTTGATGCTGCTGGCGAGGCATTTCATTCCAGGGAGGCGTGTGGAAGCGAGGTTCAAACATTCGCCTGTAATCCATCGGATAAATCGGGGCATGTGGGAAAACATACCCTGGATACTGCATGTACATGTATGGGTGCATGTAGGGACGCCCCATGTTAAAACCTGgaaaacataaacaaatgaTTAGGATTTCAGACATTTGCTACTGGTAGAAAGTTTAAAAGCACAAGTTCACAAGTTTTCCAAGTCTGTCTCAAAACAGTCAGGagtcccttcataatgcacttacaatgtaagtgatgggggacacaATCCAGtccttttgtgcaaaaatgtatttgaagtttatctgaagctaaaatTGCAGCTATACCGGGAAACACTGtccaaagagggaatttgatgttaaaaaaagactgtaaatacaGCAGATATCCATTTTCTATGAAGCAtgatataagcttcacatcaactttttaaatgcaattttgcacattaaaagcatttgaaaaaaaaaataatagccagtatgaacagtagGAATGACTACATTGGCGGAAACCTCTTTCGCTGTTTATATGGATATTTGTGTAGCTTTATACCTCCAGGCAAACCATAGTGACTGTATGGGTTGTTCATCTGCCAGTGCTGGTAGTGGTAGTAAGGTTGAGATGGTGGCTGAACATAGAAAAAGGGTCTGGGATGAGGAGTTCTCTGCTGTCCGCTCCCAAATGAATGTGGTTGTTTGCCTCCATCTACAGGAAGAAGCAGTGTACATTTAAGACACAAGTATGCATATTATTTTTAGTAGACACAAATCAATATTAGTTCAAGTTAACCGTGTTAAAATAATAGCTCAGATTTAGTcagattaaaatttaaaattaacTTTTGGATATCATAATGAAATCTTTACCTTccattttctttcactttcttgGTCAACctgtaagaaataaaacaccACACAAGGATGATGACAGCCAAATAAACATCCCCCAGCAACTGaaaatttcaacttttacaTTCAGTCTCTCGATAAACAAACAGAAGTAGATACGTCTCACTTTGAGGTCCCTACGACGTTCTACTAACAAAAGCCGAAACATCTCTGCTAATTAGTCATATAGAAAacacctgctgctctgctcaCTGAGGCCTTCAATTGCAAGCAGACAAGATGGCGTCCAGTTTCACTGCTGTAAaattaaacacaacaaaaatggtgtactttctttttttaaaaacaacaaaaaaacttttttttccatctttaacacaaaaaatagagatgatgaattcatttcaaaaatgatttgaaaaagCAACTTTACCATTTTCTAAAAAGTGATACAATGGCTTAAAATACTGAATATATACATGAAGGAAAAAAGTGCTTGATAATTTATTGTGAATGTGACACAGTTACTCACAAAAGCCACATAATAGTCGAACATTCGGTTACACATTCaagagtttttctttattttcagtatttttcaatCACAATactgaagacaaaaaaatatgaaaacacacacatgagactttaaaagtgaaagaaacatgaacaatgaacaaagtaaaaaatagGGTCACAATATGATAAAACAATTAAGGTTACCCCAAATTAAAAGgtctttaattttgttttaaaaatagtaATGGAGTTTGCTATTAAATTCCAAGTGAAGGCTGTTCCACATTTTAGGACCATAAGAAAAACCTAAAACAGCcttttcaatgtaagtgatggggaacAAAATCCCCATTGTGTCCATAAAGTTTATATGacgcttcagcagtctgagttattaTGAGTCATGTCAATTGgctatctgccacatttacagtcttcagcatcaaattccctttttgtgtttcctcacacagtgtttccctgttgaacTGACACACATATGGGCTTAAATTGTATCATTTTTCATAAAAGAcaccaaaatctacatgaactaatgaatacattttcaaaagaaAGATACATTTTGCTTTAAATGATCTCccatataaagcactttaaatcttaatctttcatttgcactgtatgttcttttattaattttaatgcaaatcattattttgcatattttattattatgctgCACTGTTTGTTATGCTCTATTTtctagctttttgttttcttaatctctttctatttttctttaatttgttttatttgtattataattgggctctttttttaattgtatgtttttatgctaccaatttttactgttaaatcatctgacatcttgtttttaattaaagcatATTTGCTTTAAATAAGTTGCCCCTGAGTATGTAAATACAgctaaataaagctgccttgccttgccttacctataaatcatgtcagtatccattaaaaacagctgaacttagcttaatgggtacacttaccataacagttgaaaacattagtgaaaaaattagaaaagtaatcaaaaagtaatcaaatgtaataagttaccatactttgattaagtaattgaagtaattacattacttgttacattttaaatagggtaacctGTAATATGTAACCTATTACATccccaaagtaaccttcccaacccctGAAACTCAGTGTCCTCAACAGTTtggataaaggaaaaaaacatattgttcAGTTCAGTCTTGCTGTTATGTCTCCGTCCGTCCTGCAGGGGTCACTGTTCCTCTCTCCACCAGGCCTGGCCGTTCAGAATGGGCGCATGCGCAGTATCCTCATTTGGCCTCTGGTCTTTCAGGCGCTTATGATGCGCTGAAAGGTTGTCCGCTGCTCAGCTCTTCTTCACAACTGTTTAACGTCTAAACTCGGCTTGAGGAGCTTACTTGGCACTCTCTGCTGACGAGAAAGGCCTCCGTGACGGTCCAGCGAGTGGAGTCTGTCTGCAATTACTGTAAGGAAGCCTGATTTTGGGGGTTGTTGAAGTGGTTAAACTCAGTCAGGTAGCTAGCTTTATTTAGCTGGGTTTAGCAGTTAGCTTATCCGAGCGTGACCGCTCTCTTAATTTGGTCGCAGCGCAGGTTTGAAGCTATCGTGTCCTTTTCTGGAACAATTTCACGATTGAGGTGATGATGGCAGACGCTTGGCTCTCTAACAGCCTTACTAGTGTGCATGCTACGTGGTTAGCTACCCCGGAACTGTGGGGCGCAGGGAAGCTAAAGCTGCTAACTTGCCCGCGGGGTGGAAATCAAGCAAGTGTCGCTGCTCGAGCTGTGTGTGTAACATCACATCCGAGCTGGCCCATCAGATGCGTGTCGGCCAAAAGACGAGGATGGCCACCTCGGTAACGTTTAGTGAAAAGCTGCAAAAAGGATGGTGATAGTGAGGTTAGCTAGCCTCAGTGAAGGCCTGTGTGTCTAATGTTACTATGCCTTGTTTGAGAGCGAGCAGGCAGGGTTTGTTTTGGACATGGTGGCCAGTCAGCACCAAGCAAGTTCAAAATATGTCACATAACAGAAATAAGCGCTATTTAATTGACTTTAACTTAGTGATAGAATGCTTAAGTAACCCCTTTACTCAGAGTATTATAAAGGGAGAAGATGTTTCAAATGGGTTATCGTGTGATTGTGCTGCTTGTATTTACTCTGCAATATTGGTATTTCAATTGCATgcaatattcatataatatacatttatatttgtttcactttaatctgtgcaataatcatatcacctctggtatattaccactcaatagcaatattactcttgtaaataaTATCACGATTATCTTTATTactattgttcttattgtttttgtacttatttattgttctttattcttttctgctgctcttatattctattttgCTGTAACAATACAAAATTCCCCATTgcgggactaataaaggaatatcttatcttaagcTTTTTGAAGTTGATATATGCAGATGGCCTAATGTTATCTAGTAttaactagctaactaactacTAACTATTAATTCTATTATTGAGTGCAAATACTTCATTGAGTAATACCAACACagcaatgttaaaaataatGCACTACAAGCAAAAGTCCTGTATGAAAAATCcaacttaagtaaaagtatatGTATAAGTATTAGCAGCAATGTCTCGTTTAAGTAATCAAAGTAAAAATAGCACTTTGGTCCctgtgactgatatattattataaatgacatcattagattattaatactgaagcatcagtgtggaAGCAGCATGTTAATGTTGTAGCCAGGTTTTAAAGAAATACTGAGGTCAATACAAGGggttcatcatcattttagtgccttttttaaaatagtaataCTTATTATATCAATTAATAACAGTACAATCACAATAAGTCACAAATATGGCCAATTTTgaaattcctctttttttaaatttcagtttctTTATTGCATTAAAATCACTTTCACTGTTAACCCTCCCATACTGTTCATAAATTTgctgtcagtcattaataaatgtttaatgcaTCCTTCtgttttgattaatcttatggaaacaggttaaatttgtacatttgtgtgtataaaaatgtagaaaatatgtattttatttctatatttgtatactgtgggtcacattaggaaaagtctggctaaaataaatgtgtatatagggtgtttttacagctctcaagtAGCTCAACTGCTGTATATTTCAGGTTTTGCCCAAAATTGCCTGTCCAACACTTATTTCTGAAGTTCATCCAAACAGTAAGCCACGATTTAACAGTTATAAATGGCTTGACATTGAGAAATGAGTGTATAAAATATAGTAGAACAAAGCCTACTAAGCTTTAGTTTAGTAAGGATATCTGACTGAACCTAACCACAAcatcaaaatgcattttaaaaattaaattaattaatttaaataataaaatgagtgTGTGCATAAGTGTCAATTAGTGTTTTATAAAaggcataaaaaagaaaaaaaacagtacaagCTCATGAGGAAACTCTACAATGGAAGCATCCcaaacaagaaagaaaggaataatgCTAATGACAGCAGCTAACCGCAGGTGAATGAAGCCTCCTCCCTATGAGGGCCTCCTCCCACAATTGAAAAGCTATTTAGGCACTGGAGgaaaatgacataaatattCCTCCTTGGTTTTTGGCCAGGGTTTGAAGTCTTCAGATTAACAAGCCCAAACAAGCTGCTCCGAGTTATTGCCCTTGATGAAGTCACAACGGGGAGACGAGCAACGAATTAGCACAGATTAATCAGTTAGTTGTGCTTTTTGGAGCCAGGAATATTGCTTACCTAATGTACTGTAGCCTACTGCccagtttttttgtgtgtgtttttttgtcttgttttttactCTTGAGTGAAGGGGATAGCCAGGAAGGGATGGAAATAATTTGATGGTTGCTACACCCACCAAATAATGATGTGTTCAATACAAGAGAAGAAAGAGGTGCAGGGACGTTTTTGACCTGGAAAATTTCAATTTGATTCAAACTTATTTCTTTGCAACAAAAAAATTACTAATATGTTCCACAGATTCAAGAAAGCTGTATAAGAATGTTAAACAGATGTAtttaatatgtgttttaaattaaacatctaCCAATAGATAACATGCCTTTTAAGATAAGATGTGAAATACTGTAAATTTAATTCTTATTTGCAAGAAAATAGCAAGAACCAAGTGATAAGATACCCAAGAGATCACTGTAAGGCcttgagaaaaataaaagtggTATTACTACCACGCTGCATTTAACTATGTAGTGTCTTTTCAGGTCAGAGCTCAAGAAGGAGAGGACATGAGCAAATTAAGTGGGGCCCTTTTTAACAGACGGGTGAAAGAATAATACTGATCACagcataatgttttttttcacggTGGAGAAGCTTCAGTTCATCAATGTCGAGAGGCTCCAGCTCCTTCATCACCTCCAGCTGTGACGCTCTCTTagttttgtagtatttttaaaaacatttttacatcaaacaaatattttttaagaattttatcaaatatttatttgctTCTGTCGCTCACTTTGaaaacagttttaaatgttgaatatagtcatcttcctccctctccagAGCTTGTTGAGTGCATTAAACAAACCTAGagttgatgatgataataatacagGTTAATAACTTATCACGCTCAAGGTGCTTTAAAGATACAAATAATCACAACATTGAACTCAAGTAACAGCTCATTTTCTCAGGTCTTATTTATCAGGTTTGTAACTTTAAACTCCGAGTATTTCAGTAAGTGTAATTCACCGATACACAAGCCTCAGCCGGGCAGAGCTACATCCGTCAAGTTGATGTTAGGCATGAAGTAAATTATCACCATGTCATAAATTCTCTCCACAGTGCTTTGTTGAAATGGTCTCAACCAGCATCATTGGAAAGTGCAGCAGTAAGCTGTGCTGCTTGAAGCCAGTTTGCCATTGTTGGTAAATTAGCTTAATGGCTCTGGGTCATGGTAAGCTGCCAAAAAATCTATTAAGTTAATTTTCAGCtctatattattttattttggactCTTTATATGAtccacagttaaaaaaacaaaaacaacttatttatcttatactggcccctTTGCAGCCTTTCAGTTCAGCTCCTTTCTCCTAACAATCTGTTTTAGTCCCTTTCTCTTTAAGGAGACCCCCCCCGCCCTTGAGCCCACTccgttctgattggccagctttacGTATTACGTTTCCTGCTTCactgcttcaaattaaaagcttttaaatgattgAATACCAAGAGACTTTTGATGTAAATAATTTACAGGGAGTGAAATGTGTTCGTCAACAAATTAGCAAAACttaattttttaattagctgtgttttaaaaaacagtcGACACAACAACCTACAGAGATTTTGGAGAGATTGCTTTACCTTAGTTTACTTCATTATTTGACATGTTGGCCACGTTTAACATGAAAATctgacattgtaacattatacATATGTCTGAAAACAAGGGAAAGCATAATAGGTGTTTTAAAAGTTACTTAACAACATTTTACCCACATGGGCTCCTTAAACTGATTAATACACTACTGTTAATGAGAAATTACAAGTTAAACATGATTTGAATCACGTGCTATCTGTATATCATCATTTATAGGTATTTATTTTGTACGTTGATATTTCACAGAGAGGAAGCCTCGCTTTCacagaacctgatcacattcaAACCTTGGCAGTCTGATCTGCTGCCAATGAGCAGCTCCACTCTGGCAGTTTttgggttaagtgtcttgctcaagggtAACTCAGTGGTGGTAATGAGGTAATTTTCTCACCAAGTGTTATTCTACTGCTCCAGAGATTGAACTGACAACCTTCTGGCCACAAGCTTGCTTCTTGAAACCTTAGTCCACTTGAAGCAAAGTGTTCAGTGATATTCACAAAGCTGAATTGAGCCCTGCTGTCCAAAAGGATCTAAATACTAAGATAACTGAAGCCCACAGACTCCGAGATGATCTTATCCTTTAAATGCTTCTGGAAAACGTTGGAAAATACTGAAGGGCAATTCTGTTTTTAGTCTACTTTTGACTGTGAATCTGGATCTGCACTGTAGCCCGTAAatcaaaatatgaatgaaatagCTTCTCTCGTAAAGCATGTGAATCCATTTCATTCAGAGTCTGTAGTGCTTGTAAAATAGTCATTGTGAGTGCTCAGTGCCCAGAGGCAAGCTAGCTGCTTCCACTCAGACTGACTGTTAGTGCAGTTTCTGGAAGTGAGGGATGaagaagggggggtggggggttggcaGGTGACGTGCAAGGAGAGACAGGCTGTTGAAAGTGCAGTTTTCAGGATGATTGCTGGTCTGACATGtccaaagagaaagaaaatgagagagatgAAAGCAGCTCATAGAGGattcatgtcttatttttttctgtgttgctAATTTGAATTCTGGACTCATCTTTgctctttttgtcattttttcctctcctgtGTTTTTCAGACAAGCACTGATGTAGCTTCATTGCGACAGTTGTCCGGCTCTCCCTCTACCTCCGGTCCCCCAGTGCCTCACTGCATGACCTCAGACAACACATCAGCGTAGAGCTACGAGGGGAACCCGCCCCCTTCCTCATCCAGCACCCCCCTTCCTCTTGACTCCTCCAACTGTGACGCTTGATCGCTACAACGCTACGACCTTCTCATCTCACCTTTCAACTCATCTCCAGCAGGAGGGAGCagcaggctttttttttttttttgatagagGAGCTGAACGCCTTCATTTGGGCCAGTGGAAGTGTTTAAGAGACGTTCCCCCCTGTTTATCCTCTTTCAttctcacatttttttatttatcttttttattttatttttttcattctcctgGTTGGCTTGAGTCCGGTTCTGCCGGCCGCGTGACTTTTCAAAACTGGGGCGCGATTCATGGGATGCAACCATGTCGGATCTCAGTGAGCGCAGGCCGGTTAACACGGACTACGCTGTCTCCCTGCTGGAGCAGCTCAAGTTCTTTTACGAACAGAAATTACTGACTGACATTGTGCTGCTGGTGGAGGACACGGAGTTCCCGTGTCACAAGATGGTCCTGGCCACATGTAGCTCCTATTTCAGGTGAGTGCACCA contains the following coding sequences:
- the buc gene encoding bucky ball, whose translation is MEDGGKQPHSFGSGQQRTPHPRPFFYVQPPSQPYYHYQHWQMNNPYSHYGLPGGFNMGRPYMHPYMYMQYPGYVFPHAPIYPMDYRRMFEPRFHTPPWNEMPRQQHQPPQPNGRREMACSEVQTDPSDAITKLIECLDKIRANELQGAERELDSGVASQTSGMFSPGEEKKREEQGAAHLLPLVADDSSLESPAVTFTDSTTAVYDGESSQRSLDVLSPHGCWSGSLEEELPLDSSSVHEECSDLKQLAEEEHFLPLEKAEVTDIQSDISVTNQSLSKCDTEELTKQRENPILPSTSSPSFPSSQPALKYAPSGDKVSKIEHQTASLEEHNPSFQIIKLPFESVLTSGATGAGRLSSPATPYYYNYLSMQTTHERMSVLSPSLDELSSRDEMFSTDLEDADLFPKHIYTGRRPTEVVSRSPQAAGEVEEVWLPDIKRSMCACCGKSLVKVAGRSKVHNSKMHRDEAADSEEESRYGRGCEQPVKVVVRKHSAPRKSHSVPQRHAKPWYKRGQYKDPSDPGDQEEGHDLCKQDPADDDIGEMTSSELQCRTCQDRLCREDLTTSCQGRWKDGDVIPKRRQVTTLQRQEMSAQRKVMYHRQRDEDNDDDEPLPWERGSTIRGEPRC